A DNA window from Hordeum vulgare subsp. vulgare chromosome 1H, MorexV3_pseudomolecules_assembly, whole genome shotgun sequence contains the following coding sequences:
- the LOC123443034 gene encoding F-box protein SKP2A-like: protein MVSARSVHRELDACFSNLLVSSGGGRGQAEIGGAMPMLSGWKDLPMELLMRIVSVAGDDRTVVVASGVCTGWRDALGWGVTNLSLSWCQQNMNNLTISVAHKFTKLQVLTLRQIKPQLEDSAVEAVANYCYDLRELDLSRSFRLSDRSLYALANGCPRLTKLNISGCSSFSDSALIYLSCHCKNLKSLNLCGCGKAATDESLQAIAQNCGHLQSLNLGWCDNVTDEGVTSLASGCPDLRALDLCGCVLITDESVIALASGCLHLRSLGLYYCQNITDRAMYSLANSCVKSKRGRWGTMRSSSSSSKDVDGLANLNISQCTALTPPAVQAVCDSFPSLHTCPDRHSLIISGCLSLTNVHCACGLQRHRAGSAMQATSHAY from the exons ATGGTTAGTGCGAGGTCAGTACACAGGGAATTGGATGCATGCTTCAGCAACCTCTTGGTGTCTAGCGGTGGCGGAAGGGGGCAGGCTGAAATTGGTGGCGCTATGCCTATGTTGTCAGGATGGAAGGACCTTCCAATGGAGCTGCTTATGCGGATCGTATCTGTTGCTGGAGATGATCGAACTGTCGTTGTGGCATCCGGTGTTTGCACTGGCTGGCGCGACGCGTTAGGGTGGGGGGTCACTAATCTTTCCCTCTCATG GTGCCAGCAGAACATGAATAACTTAACAATATCAGTTGCTCACAAGTTCACAAAGCTTCAGGTTCTCACTCTTCGCCAAATCAAACCTCAGCTTGAAGACAGTGCAGTAGAGGCTGTTGCCAACTACTGTTATGATCTACGTGAGTTGGACCTCAGCCGAAGTTTCCGGCTTAGTGATCGCTCATTGTACGCATTGGCCAACGGATGTCCTCGGCTTACAAAACTGAACATCAGTGGATGTTCCAGTTTCAGTGACAGTGCCTTAATCTACCTTAGTTGCCACTGTAAAAACCTGAAGAGCTTGAATCTGTGTGGATGTGGGAAGGCAGCCACTGATGAATCTTTGCAG GCCATAGCCCAAAACTGTGGGCACCTGCAATCTTTAAACCTAGGTTGGTGTGATAATGTCACAGATGAAGGGGTCACCAGCTTGGCATCAGGTTGCCCTGATCTCAGGGCCCTAGATTTGTGTGGCTGTGTTCTTATAACAG ACGAGAGTGTCATTGCTCTTGCAAGCGGGTGCCTGCACCTGCGATCATTGGGCCTGTACTACTGCCAGAACATCACGGACCGTGCCATGTACTCCCTCGCAAACAGCTGCGTGAAGAGCAAACGAGGGAGATGGGGCACGatgaggagcagcagcagcagctcgaAGGACGTCGACGGGCTGGCAAACCTCAACATCAGCCAGTGCACGGCCTTGACGCCTCCCGCGGTTCAGGCGGTCTGCGACTCCTTCCCGTCGCTCCACACCTGCCCAGACAGGCACTCCCTCATCATCAGCGGCTGCCTCAGCCTGACTAACGTCCACTGTGCCTGCGGCCTCCAACGCCACCGTGCCGGAAGCGCCATGCAGGCCACCAGCCATGCGTACTGA